The genomic stretch ACGTCCCGGACGGCCCGCTCGCCGGCGAGCTTGGAGCGCCCGTAGACGCTCGCGGGCACGGTCGGGTCGTACTCGCCGTAGCCGTCCGGCCGGGCCTCGCGGCCCGCGCCGTCGAAGACGTAGTCGGTCGACAGGTGGAGGAGCTCGGCGTCGACCTCGCGGCAGGCGAGGGCGAGGTGGCGTGGCCCGAGGCAGTTGTCGCGGAAGGCGCGGTCGACCTCGGCCTCGCAGCCGTCCACGTCGGTGTAGGCGGCGGCGTTCACCACCAGGTCGGGCTCGAGGTCGGCGACGGCGGCGGCGACCGCGTGCCGGTCGCCCACGTCGAGCTCGGCCCGGGTCGCGGCGACGACCTCCTTGGCGTCGGCGAAGGCGGCCACCAGGTCGGTGCCGACCTGGCCGCCAGCGCCGGTGACCAGGACGCGCACGGCGCTCACTCCGGGGCCCCGGCCCCGGCCGGGCTGGTGGGGCGCTCGGCCGGCCCTGCGGGGCGCTCGGCCACCCCTGGGGGGCGCTCGGCCGGGCCGAGCTCGTCCCCGGAGGGGGCCGGACGGCCGTGGTCGAGGGTCCTGGTCGCACCAGCAGGCTTCAGCGGGCGCCACCACGACTCGTTCGCCCGGTACCAGGTGATCGTCTCGGCCAGCCCGGCGTCGAAGTCGTGCGCGGGCGCCCAGCCCAGCTCCCGGAGCCGGGTCGAGTCGAGCGAGTAGCGCCAGTCATGGCCGGGCCGGTCGGTGACGTACTCGATCATGTCCTCGCCGGCCCCGAACGCGGCCAGCAGGCGCCGGGTCAGCTCCAGGTTGGTGACCTCGTTGCTCGCGCCGACGTTGTAGATCCGGCCGGTCTCACCGCGGCGCAGCACCAGGTCGATCGCGGTGCAGTGGTCCAGGACGTACAGCCAGTCGCGGATGTTGCCGCCGGTCCCGTACAGGGGGAGCTTGTGGCCGTCGATCAGGTTGGTCACGAACAGCGGCACGACCTTCTCGGGGAACTGGTAGGGCCCGTAGTTGTTGGTGCACCTGGTCACCACCACGTCGAGCTTGTGGGTGGTGGCGTAGGCGAGGGCCA from Actinomycetes bacterium encodes the following:
- the rfbB gene encoding dTDP-glucose 4,6-dehydratase; protein product: MRFFVTGGAGFIGSNYVRHLLATDPDAEVTNFDKLTYAGNPASLEDLEPHPRHTFVQGDICDGARLAEVLPGHDVVVNFAAETHVDRSIVAPLEAVRTNTLGVATLAETARHAGVGRFLQVGTDEEYGTIPEGSFAETDRLEPSSPYSAGKAGGSLVALAYATTHKLDVVVTRCTNNYGPYQFPEKVVPLFVTNLIDGHKLPLYGTGGNIRDWLYVLDHCTAIDLVLRRGETGRIYNVGASNEVTNLELTRRLLAAFGAGEDMIEYVTDRPGHDWRYSLDSTRLRELGWAPAHDFDAGLAETITWYRANESWWRPLKPAGATRTLDHGRPAPSGDELGPAERPPGVAERPAGPAERPTSPAGAGAPE